Proteins from a single region of Runella sp. SP2:
- a CDS encoding carbonic anhydrase family protein, producing the protein MKAHTKETQANLTPRKALEILKEGNLRFIKNLKVQRDLLEQVNDTREGQWPFATILSCIDSRTSSELIFDQGLGDIFSIRIAGNIVNTDILGSMEFACKIAGSKLIVVLGHTKCGAVKGACDHVEMGNLTELLAKLQPSVYQEKETKSDRTSKNKVFVENVAQINVKRNVKNIIERSFILEQMVENGEIGVVGAMYNIETGEVEFYDDVMYIRDTENPDFTVANLRDLTLA; encoded by the coding sequence ATGAAAGCACACACGAAAGAAACCCAAGCTAACTTAACGCCAAGAAAGGCGCTTGAAATACTGAAAGAAGGAAATTTGCGCTTTATCAAAAACCTGAAGGTGCAACGTGATTTGTTGGAACAGGTCAACGATACGCGTGAAGGACAATGGCCGTTTGCCACCATATTGAGCTGCATTGATAGCCGTACGTCATCCGAATTGATTTTTGACCAAGGTTTAGGCGATATTTTCTCCATTCGCATAGCAGGAAACATCGTCAATACTGACATTTTGGGAAGTATGGAGTTTGCATGCAAAATTGCGGGTTCAAAGCTCATTGTTGTACTTGGACATACCAAATGCGGCGCCGTAAAAGGAGCTTGCGACCACGTAGAAATGGGAAACTTAACGGAGCTTTTGGCTAAGCTTCAACCCTCAGTTTACCAAGAAAAAGAGACAAAATCAGACCGCACGTCTAAGAATAAAGTATTTGTTGAAAATGTAGCTCAAATCAACGTAAAGCGAAATGTAAAAAATATCATTGAGCGCAGCTTCATTTTAGAACAAATGGTAGAAAACGGAGAAATCGGCGTGGTAGGTGCTATGTACAACATTGAGACGGGTGAAGTAGAGTTTTATGACGATGTGATGTACATCCGCGATACCGAAAACCCCGATTTTACGGTAGCAAACCTGCGTGATTTGACCTTGGCTTAG
- a CDS encoding SulP family inorganic anion transporter, whose amino-acid sequence MTFKYLNKDFSAGFSVFLVALPLCLGIALASGAPLFSGLVSGVIGGLVVALLSGSEIAISGPAAGLVVIVFDAIHGLGDYSHFLTAVVLAGLLQWLLGWFKAGRLSGFVPSSVISGMLVAIGIVIVLKQIPHALGWDADYEGEFEFFQNDQRNTFSEIIQAVLHPTWGAGIISAVCLLLILWWDKKAEQGIKFFKTVPTALVVVVIGVVINQVFRWFAPAFYLGESNDHMVRMPSFRTLSDLKSALHFPSLDALTKPAVYFTAFTLAIIASVESLFGLEAADKLDKQRRISSPNQELKAQGIGNLLSGFLGGLPMTVVVVRTSLNVYSDSQTRLSAFIQGVLLLLAMVVFPETLNHIPLASLAALLILVGYKLARIDIFRKMYLEGQDQFVPFIVTILGIILTDLLIGIALGWIVGIAYVIYTNNQSAMTIVRDKETVLIWFRKDISFLNKARLKEELASLQAGDTVFIDGARAHFIDHDIYTTLKEFRKDAPLRGIQVDFKGITRRKITKRKLDASIQKTLISK is encoded by the coding sequence ATGACCTTTAAGTACCTCAACAAAGATTTTTCAGCAGGTTTTTCGGTATTTTTAGTGGCGCTCCCGCTGTGTTTAGGCATTGCCTTGGCATCGGGAGCGCCGCTTTTTTCTGGCTTAGTTTCGGGGGTAATCGGCGGATTGGTGGTAGCGTTGCTTTCTGGTTCTGAAATCGCCATTAGTGGCCCCGCCGCTGGGCTAGTTGTCATTGTGTTTGATGCCATCCACGGGTTAGGTGACTACTCCCATTTTCTGACGGCGGTTGTCTTGGCGGGTCTCCTCCAATGGCTACTGGGCTGGTTCAAGGCGGGTCGCCTGAGCGGTTTTGTGCCGTCGAGTGTCATCAGCGGAATGCTCGTTGCCATCGGCATTGTCATCGTTCTCAAACAAATCCCCCATGCCCTTGGCTGGGATGCCGACTACGAAGGCGAATTTGAATTTTTCCAAAACGACCAGCGAAATACCTTTAGCGAAATTATCCAAGCGGTGTTACATCCAACTTGGGGCGCAGGTATCATCAGCGCTGTATGTTTGCTTCTGATACTTTGGTGGGATAAAAAAGCTGAACAGGGTATCAAATTTTTCAAAACCGTTCCAACGGCCTTGGTCGTGGTTGTAATAGGTGTCGTTATTAATCAAGTATTTCGGTGGTTTGCTCCTGCTTTTTACTTGGGAGAATCTAACGACCACATGGTACGAATGCCCAGTTTTCGTACGTTATCTGACCTCAAATCGGCGCTTCATTTTCCATCCCTCGATGCATTGACCAAGCCTGCTGTTTACTTTACCGCTTTTACTTTGGCGATCATTGCAAGCGTCGAGTCTTTGTTTGGACTAGAAGCCGCCGACAAGCTAGACAAGCAACGACGGATTTCATCGCCCAACCAAGAGCTCAAAGCCCAAGGAATTGGCAATCTTCTTTCAGGTTTTCTTGGTGGTCTGCCAATGACAGTCGTGGTGGTTCGTACTTCATTGAACGTATATAGCGACAGCCAAACGCGCCTTTCGGCGTTTATTCAGGGCGTTTTGTTGCTGTTGGCAATGGTGGTTTTTCCCGAAACCCTCAACCACATTCCCCTTGCTAGTCTGGCAGCATTGCTTATATTAGTCGGGTACAAATTGGCCCGAATTGACATTTTTCGCAAAATGTACCTCGAAGGACAAGATCAATTTGTCCCGTTTATTGTGACGATACTAGGGATTATTTTGACCGATTTGTTGATAGGAATAGCCTTAGGATGGATTGTCGGAATCGCGTATGTAATCTATACCAACAATCAGTCGGCCATGACCATAGTACGCGACAAAGAAACCGTTCTGATTTGGTTTAGAAAAGACATTTCGTTTCTCAATAAAGCCAGGTTAAAGGAAGAATTGGCTTCGCTGCAAGCAGGAGACACGGTATTTATTGACGGAGCAAGAGCTCACTTTATTGACCATGACATTTATACTACCCTAAAAGAATTCCGAAAAGATGCCCCCCTGCGCGGTATTCAGGTGGACTTTAAAGGAATTACACGTCGGAAAATAACAAAACGAAAACTCGATGCAAGCATACAAAAAACTCTTATTAGCAAATAA
- a CDS encoding carbonic anhydrase produces MQAYKKLLLANKAWAAEKLMLDEHYFEELAADQKPEFLWIGCADSRVPANEVTGTAPGELFVHRNVANLVLHTDINMLSVLQYAVEVLKVKHILVVGHYGCGGVKASMTNKDYGLINKWLRNIKDVYEKHETELNGIAEEQKRFDRLVELNVVEQVNNLAKTTIVQRSWHQRNYPQLHGWVFDLHTGLINPTVEILPGAEISPIYRYDFENDKKHDEISTEYEH; encoded by the coding sequence ATGCAAGCATACAAAAAACTCTTATTAGCAAATAAAGCGTGGGCGGCTGAAAAGCTCATGCTCGACGAACACTATTTTGAGGAGTTAGCCGCTGATCAAAAGCCTGAGTTTTTGTGGATTGGCTGTGCCGACAGCCGCGTGCCCGCCAACGAAGTGACAGGCACTGCCCCTGGCGAATTGTTTGTTCACCGAAACGTGGCCAATTTAGTACTTCATACCGACATTAACATGCTCAGCGTGTTGCAGTATGCCGTGGAAGTACTCAAAGTAAAACATATTTTAGTGGTAGGACACTACGGCTGTGGCGGTGTAAAAGCCTCAATGACTAACAAAGACTACGGACTGATTAACAAGTGGTTGCGCAACATCAAAGATGTGTATGAAAAACACGAGACTGAACTCAATGGCATTGCGGAAGAACAAAAACGTTTTGACCGACTGGTGGAGCTAAATGTGGTTGAGCAGGTCAATAATTTAGCTAAAACAACTATTGTGCAACGGTCTTGGCACCAAAGGAACTATCCCCAACTCCACGGATGGGTATTTGACCTACACACGGGGCTTATCAACCCAACGGTAGAGATTTTGCCTGGAGCCGAAATTTCGCCCATTTATCGCTACGATTTTGAAAACGATAAAAAACATGACGAAATTTCGACCGAGTATGAGCATTAG